In Silene latifolia isolate original U9 population chromosome 3, ASM4854445v1, whole genome shotgun sequence, a single window of DNA contains:
- the LOC141649076 gene encoding uncharacterized protein LOC141649076 has protein sequence MLTANLSMLRFGILLVGEDCYQIRVVGSIDEFRVKKANIRMRQEWKDDQWILLGKDSGECEDLIIRARKNGRMQQQLQQDNVINVQLVTEKSLQSVKRSFSDISSSEEAYSECLRKRRSVNKETELYFIDDDSYSFIGNTDSHGNIKANLGNKNLQILTMVGTDFSNAGRRNHGDALFLARSSNSKDCVSGLSSVASCSVIDPLSIGCSPCFNQM, from the exons ATTGTTATCAGATTCGTGTGGTGGGATCTATCGATGAGTTTAGAGTGAAGAAAGCAAATATCAGAATGCGGCAAGAGTGGAAAGACGACCAGTGGATTTTGTTAGGAAAG GATTCCGGAGAATGTGAGGATCTGATAATTAGGGCTCGCAAGAATGGTCGTATGCAACAGCAACTTCAGCAAGATAATGTTATCAATGTGCAGTTAGTTACAGAAAAATCTTTGCAATCGGTGAAGAGGTCATTCTCAGACATCTCATCCAGTGAAGAAGCTTATTCAGAATGTTTGAGGAAACGAAGATCCGTAAACAAAGAAACTGAACTTTATTTCATCGATGACGACTCCTACTCATTCATCGGAAACACAGACTCACATGGCAACATAAAGGCAAATCTGGGTAATAAAAATTTGCAAATTTTAACCATGGTAGGAACTGATTTCAGTAATGCTGGCAGGAGAAACCATGGTGATGCATTGTTCCTTGCTAGATCCTCCAACTCAAAggattgtgtaagtggtttatcTTCTGTTGCTAGTTGTAGCGTTATTGATCCTCTTTCGATAGGATGCTCACCATGCTTCAACCAAATGTAG